A single window of Channa argus isolate prfri chromosome 12, Channa argus male v1.0, whole genome shotgun sequence DNA harbors:
- the LOC137137898 gene encoding uncharacterized protein isoform X1, giving the protein MSVLELFVRTLNVLSTCSTIVDNITAEPGKNITLPCQVPSNITILSVRCSNPELGEEYMFFYRDEQVYTEYQHPFFFNRVTLKDDRLKGGNLSLILGNVRTNDTGRYRCKIIDVQKKLCETVFNLIVGNEFVNLSGHTAGTTENETNKGGEETNGNSRNYFVLIGVRMEQLSIAALCWMLGRRQLNVIQGTTKSWVLRLSALNSPDGHTRLLSARS; this is encoded by the exons ATGTCTGTTCTCGAACTTTTCGTCCGAACCCTGAATGTTTTATCCACTTGTTCCACTATCG TCGACAACATCACAGCTGAGCCTGGCAAGAACATAACTCTGCCATGTCAAGTTCCCAGCAACATCACCATCCTCTCTGTGAGATGTTCCAATCCTGAACTGGGGGaagaatatatgtttttttaccGAGACGAGCAGGTTTATACAGAATACCagcatccatttttttttaaccggGTGACGCTGAAGGACGATAGGCTGAAAGGTGGAAACCTGTCTTTGATTCTGGGGAATGTGAGGACAAATGACACTGGAAGATACAGATGTAAGATTATAGATGTTCAGAAAAAACTCTGTGAGACTGTCTTCAACCTGATTGTTGGAAACGAATTTGTGAATTTATCAG GTCATACAGCTGGAACCACTgagaatgaaacaaacaaaggtGGAGAAGAAACTAATGGGAACAGCAGAAACTATTTCGTACTCATAG GTGTACGGATGGAGCAGCTCAGTattgctgctctctgctggatgTTAGGGAGGCGTCAGCTGAATGTCATCCAGGGAACCACCAAAAG TTGGGTCTTGCGTCTTTCAGCTCTTAATTCACCAGATGGACACACCAGGTTATTGAGCGCGAGGAGCTGA
- the LOC137137898 gene encoding ICOS ligand-like isoform X3, with product MSVLELFVRTLNVLSTCSTIVDNITAEPGKNITLPCQVPSNITILSVRCSNPELGEEYMFFYRDEQVYTEYQHPFFFNRVTLKDDRLKGGNLSLILGNVRTNDTGRYRCKIIDVQKKLCETVFNLIVGNEFVNLSGHTAGTTENETNKGGEETNGNSRNYFVLIGVRMEQLSIAALCWMLGRRQLNVIQGTTKSS from the exons ATGTCTGTTCTCGAACTTTTCGTCCGAACCCTGAATGTTTTATCCACTTGTTCCACTATCG TCGACAACATCACAGCTGAGCCTGGCAAGAACATAACTCTGCCATGTCAAGTTCCCAGCAACATCACCATCCTCTCTGTGAGATGTTCCAATCCTGAACTGGGGGaagaatatatgtttttttaccGAGACGAGCAGGTTTATACAGAATACCagcatccatttttttttaaccggGTGACGCTGAAGGACGATAGGCTGAAAGGTGGAAACCTGTCTTTGATTCTGGGGAATGTGAGGACAAATGACACTGGAAGATACAGATGTAAGATTATAGATGTTCAGAAAAAACTCTGTGAGACTGTCTTCAACCTGATTGTTGGAAACGAATTTGTGAATTTATCAG GTCATACAGCTGGAACCACTgagaatgaaacaaacaaaggtGGAGAAGAAACTAATGGGAACAGCAGAAACTATTTCGTACTCATAG GTGTACGGATGGAGCAGCTCAGTattgctgctctctgctggatgTTAGGGAGGCGTCAGCTGAATGTCATCCAGGGAACCACCAAAAG CTCTTAA
- the LOC137137898 gene encoding uncharacterized protein isoform X10 — protein MSVLELFVRTLNVLSTCSTIVDNITAEPGKNITLPCQVPSNITILSVRCSNPELGEEYMFFYRDEQVYTEYQHPFFFNRVTLKDDRLKGGNLSLILGNVRTNDTGRYRCVRMEQLSIAALCWMLGRRQLNVIQGTTKSVNPDFYPGFFILPTLTLSLI, from the exons ATGTCTGTTCTCGAACTTTTCGTCCGAACCCTGAATGTTTTATCCACTTGTTCCACTATCG TCGACAACATCACAGCTGAGCCTGGCAAGAACATAACTCTGCCATGTCAAGTTCCCAGCAACATCACCATCCTCTCTGTGAGATGTTCCAATCCTGAACTGGGGGaagaatatatgtttttttaccGAGACGAGCAGGTTTATACAGAATACCagcatccatttttttttaaccggGTGACGCTGAAGGACGATAGGCTGAAAGGTGGAAACCTGTCTTTGATTCTGGGGAATGTGAGGACAAATGACACTGGAAGATACAGAT GTGTACGGATGGAGCAGCTCAGTattgctgctctctgctggatgTTAGGGAGGCGTCAGCTGAATGTCATCCAGGGAACCACCAAAAG CGTAAACCCTGATTTTTACcctggattttttattttacctacTTTGACTTTGAGTCTGATTTAA
- the LOC137137898 gene encoding ICOS ligand-like isoform X4: MSVLELFVRTLNVLSTCSTIVDNITAEPGKNITLPCQVPSNITILSVRCSNPELGEEYMFFYRDEQVYTEYQHPFFFNRVTLKDDRLKGGNLSLILGNVRTNDTGRYRCKIIDVQKKLCETVFNLIVGNEFVNLSGHTAGTTENETNKGGEETNGNSRNYFVLIGIVIAAAIFFLILTTKRCEQAAQPQV, from the exons ATGTCTGTTCTCGAACTTTTCGTCCGAACCCTGAATGTTTTATCCACTTGTTCCACTATCG TCGACAACATCACAGCTGAGCCTGGCAAGAACATAACTCTGCCATGTCAAGTTCCCAGCAACATCACCATCCTCTCTGTGAGATGTTCCAATCCTGAACTGGGGGaagaatatatgtttttttaccGAGACGAGCAGGTTTATACAGAATACCagcatccatttttttttaaccggGTGACGCTGAAGGACGATAGGCTGAAAGGTGGAAACCTGTCTTTGATTCTGGGGAATGTGAGGACAAATGACACTGGAAGATACAGATGTAAGATTATAGATGTTCAGAAAAAACTCTGTGAGACTGTCTTCAACCTGATTGTTGGAAACGAATTTGTGAATTTATCAG GTCATACAGCTGGAACCACTgagaatgaaacaaacaaaggtGGAGAAGAAACTAATGGGAACAGCAGAAACTATTTCGTACTCATAGGTATTGTGATAGCTGCTGCGATTTTCTTTCTGATCTTAACCACTAAAAGATGTGAACAAGCAGCCCAGCCACAGGTGTGA
- the LOC137137898 gene encoding ICOS ligand-like isoform X7 — MSVLELFVRTLNVLSTCSTIVDNITAEPGKNITLPCQVPSNITILSVRCSNPELGEEYMFFYRDEQVYTEYQHPFFFNRVTLKDDRLKGGNLSLILGNVRTNDTGRYRCKIIDVQKKLCETVFNLIVGNEFVNLSGHTAGTTENETNKGGEETNGNSRNYFVLIGLNEGRLQI; from the exons ATGTCTGTTCTCGAACTTTTCGTCCGAACCCTGAATGTTTTATCCACTTGTTCCACTATCG TCGACAACATCACAGCTGAGCCTGGCAAGAACATAACTCTGCCATGTCAAGTTCCCAGCAACATCACCATCCTCTCTGTGAGATGTTCCAATCCTGAACTGGGGGaagaatatatgtttttttaccGAGACGAGCAGGTTTATACAGAATACCagcatccatttttttttaaccggGTGACGCTGAAGGACGATAGGCTGAAAGGTGGAAACCTGTCTTTGATTCTGGGGAATGTGAGGACAAATGACACTGGAAGATACAGATGTAAGATTATAGATGTTCAGAAAAAACTCTGTGAGACTGTCTTCAACCTGATTGTTGGAAACGAATTTGTGAATTTATCAG GTCATACAGCTGGAACCACTgagaatgaaacaaacaaaggtGGAGAAGAAACTAATGGGAACAGCAGAAACTATTTCGTACTCATAG GGCTCAATGAGGGGAGATTACAAATTTAA
- the LOC137137898 gene encoding uncharacterized protein isoform X8 — protein sequence MSVLELFVRTLNVLSTCSTIVDNITAEPGKNITLPCQVPSNITILSVRCSNPELGEEYMFFYRDEQVYTEYQHPFFFNRVTLKDDRLKGGNLSLILGNVRTNDTGRYRCKIIDVQKKLCETVFNLIVGNEFVNLSGVRMEQLSIAALCWMLGRRQLNVIQGTTKSS from the exons ATGTCTGTTCTCGAACTTTTCGTCCGAACCCTGAATGTTTTATCCACTTGTTCCACTATCG TCGACAACATCACAGCTGAGCCTGGCAAGAACATAACTCTGCCATGTCAAGTTCCCAGCAACATCACCATCCTCTCTGTGAGATGTTCCAATCCTGAACTGGGGGaagaatatatgtttttttaccGAGACGAGCAGGTTTATACAGAATACCagcatccatttttttttaaccggGTGACGCTGAAGGACGATAGGCTGAAAGGTGGAAACCTGTCTTTGATTCTGGGGAATGTGAGGACAAATGACACTGGAAGATACAGATGTAAGATTATAGATGTTCAGAAAAAACTCTGTGAGACTGTCTTCAACCTGATTGTTGGAAACGAATTTGTGAATTTATCAG GTGTACGGATGGAGCAGCTCAGTattgctgctctctgctggatgTTAGGGAGGCGTCAGCTGAATGTCATCCAGGGAACCACCAAAAG CTCTTAA
- the LOC137137898 gene encoding uncharacterized protein isoform X9 yields the protein MSVLELFVRTLNVLSTCSTIVDNITAEPGKNITLPCQVPSNITILSVRCSNPELGEEYMFFYRDEQVYTEYQHPFFFNRVTLKDDRLKGGNLSLILGNVRTNDTGRYRCVRMEQLSIAALCWMLGRRQLNVIQGTTKSWVLRLSALNSPDGHTRLLSARS from the exons ATGTCTGTTCTCGAACTTTTCGTCCGAACCCTGAATGTTTTATCCACTTGTTCCACTATCG TCGACAACATCACAGCTGAGCCTGGCAAGAACATAACTCTGCCATGTCAAGTTCCCAGCAACATCACCATCCTCTCTGTGAGATGTTCCAATCCTGAACTGGGGGaagaatatatgtttttttaccGAGACGAGCAGGTTTATACAGAATACCagcatccatttttttttaaccggGTGACGCTGAAGGACGATAGGCTGAAAGGTGGAAACCTGTCTTTGATTCTGGGGAATGTGAGGACAAATGACACTGGAAGATACAGAT GTGTACGGATGGAGCAGCTCAGTattgctgctctctgctggatgTTAGGGAGGCGTCAGCTGAATGTCATCCAGGGAACCACCAAAAG TTGGGTCTTGCGTCTTTCAGCTCTTAATTCACCAGATGGACACACCAGGTTATTGAGCGCGAGGAGCTGA
- the LOC137137898 gene encoding uncharacterized protein isoform X2, which yields MSVLELFVRTLNVLSTCSTIVDNITAEPGKNITLPCQVPSNITILSVRCSNPELGEEYMFFYRDEQVYTEYQHPFFFNRVTLKDDRLKGGNLSLILGNVRTNDTGRYRCKIIDVQKKLCETVFNLIVGNEFVNLSGHTAGTTENETNKGGEETNGNSRNYFVLIGVRMEQLSIAALCWMLGRRQLNVIQGTTKSVNPDFYPGFFILPTLTLSLI from the exons ATGTCTGTTCTCGAACTTTTCGTCCGAACCCTGAATGTTTTATCCACTTGTTCCACTATCG TCGACAACATCACAGCTGAGCCTGGCAAGAACATAACTCTGCCATGTCAAGTTCCCAGCAACATCACCATCCTCTCTGTGAGATGTTCCAATCCTGAACTGGGGGaagaatatatgtttttttaccGAGACGAGCAGGTTTATACAGAATACCagcatccatttttttttaaccggGTGACGCTGAAGGACGATAGGCTGAAAGGTGGAAACCTGTCTTTGATTCTGGGGAATGTGAGGACAAATGACACTGGAAGATACAGATGTAAGATTATAGATGTTCAGAAAAAACTCTGTGAGACTGTCTTCAACCTGATTGTTGGAAACGAATTTGTGAATTTATCAG GTCATACAGCTGGAACCACTgagaatgaaacaaacaaaggtGGAGAAGAAACTAATGGGAACAGCAGAAACTATTTCGTACTCATAG GTGTACGGATGGAGCAGCTCAGTattgctgctctctgctggatgTTAGGGAGGCGTCAGCTGAATGTCATCCAGGGAACCACCAAAAG CGTAAACCCTGATTTTTACcctggattttttattttacctacTTTGACTTTGAGTCTGATTTAA
- the LOC137137893 gene encoding myelin-oligodendrocyte glycoprotein-like isoform X2, producing MCVPDHRYLPVEPGQNIHLPCRAPPNTTILAVKWSKFGPGTKYVFFYRDGQPDPDNQDPAFMDKVELNDSDMKDGDLTLTLKNVTAGFAGYYECQVIDANKKTAIVVIVNLNVTVKSASITGDTTGDTDKHEKNKTNGHSRECAGLVAGLTVWIVFVFLI from the exons ATGTGTGTTCCAGACCACAGATACCTGCCAGTTGAGCCTGGACAGAATATCCATCTGCCATGTCGAGCTCCCCCAAACACCACAATCCTCGCTGTCAAGTGGTCCAAATTTGGCCCGGGGACAAAATACGTGTTTTTTTACCGGGATGGGCAGCCTGATCCAGACAACCAAGATCCTGCTTTTATGGACAAGGTGGAGCtgaatgacagtgacatgaaagaTGGAGACCTGACTCTCACTCTAAAGAATGTGACGGCTGGATTCGCTGGATACTACGAGTGTCAGGTCATAGATGCCAACAAGAAAACTGCCATCGTCGTTATCGTCAACCTGAATGTTACAGTCAAGTCTGCCAGCATAACAG GAGACACAACAGGAGACActgacaaacatgaaaaaaacaagacaaatggaCACAGCAGAGAATGTGCTGGACTGGTAGCTGGTCTGACCGTTtggattgtttttgtctttttgatcTGA
- the LOC137137898 gene encoding uncharacterized protein isoform X6, giving the protein MSVLELFVRTLNVLSTCSTIVDNITAEPGKNITLPCQVPSNITILSVRCSNPELGEEYMFFYRDEQVYTEYQHPFFFNRVTLKDDRLKGGNLSLILGNVRTNDTGRYRCKIIDVQKKLCETVFNLIVGNEFVNLSGVRMEQLSIAALCWMLGRRQLNVIQGTTKSWVLRLSALNSPDGHTRLLSARS; this is encoded by the exons ATGTCTGTTCTCGAACTTTTCGTCCGAACCCTGAATGTTTTATCCACTTGTTCCACTATCG TCGACAACATCACAGCTGAGCCTGGCAAGAACATAACTCTGCCATGTCAAGTTCCCAGCAACATCACCATCCTCTCTGTGAGATGTTCCAATCCTGAACTGGGGGaagaatatatgtttttttaccGAGACGAGCAGGTTTATACAGAATACCagcatccatttttttttaaccggGTGACGCTGAAGGACGATAGGCTGAAAGGTGGAAACCTGTCTTTGATTCTGGGGAATGTGAGGACAAATGACACTGGAAGATACAGATGTAAGATTATAGATGTTCAGAAAAAACTCTGTGAGACTGTCTTCAACCTGATTGTTGGAAACGAATTTGTGAATTTATCAG GTGTACGGATGGAGCAGCTCAGTattgctgctctctgctggatgTTAGGGAGGCGTCAGCTGAATGTCATCCAGGGAACCACCAAAAG TTGGGTCTTGCGTCTTTCAGCTCTTAATTCACCAGATGGACACACCAGGTTATTGAGCGCGAGGAGCTGA
- the LOC137137898 gene encoding uncharacterized protein isoform X5, with product MSVLELFVRTLNVLSTCSTIVDNITAEPGKNITLPCQVPSNITILSVRCSNPELGEEYMFFYRDEQVYTEYQHPFFFNRVTLKDDRLKGGNLSLILGNVRTNDTGRYRCHTAGTTENETNKGGEETNGNSRNYFVLIGVRMEQLSIAALCWMLGRRQLNVIQGTTKSWVLRLSALNSPDGHTRLLSARS from the exons ATGTCTGTTCTCGAACTTTTCGTCCGAACCCTGAATGTTTTATCCACTTGTTCCACTATCG TCGACAACATCACAGCTGAGCCTGGCAAGAACATAACTCTGCCATGTCAAGTTCCCAGCAACATCACCATCCTCTCTGTGAGATGTTCCAATCCTGAACTGGGGGaagaatatatgtttttttaccGAGACGAGCAGGTTTATACAGAATACCagcatccatttttttttaaccggGTGACGCTGAAGGACGATAGGCTGAAAGGTGGAAACCTGTCTTTGATTCTGGGGAATGTGAGGACAAATGACACTGGAAGATACAGAT GTCATACAGCTGGAACCACTgagaatgaaacaaacaaaggtGGAGAAGAAACTAATGGGAACAGCAGAAACTATTTCGTACTCATAG GTGTACGGATGGAGCAGCTCAGTattgctgctctctgctggatgTTAGGGAGGCGTCAGCTGAATGTCATCCAGGGAACCACCAAAAG TTGGGTCTTGCGTCTTTCAGCTCTTAATTCACCAGATGGACACACCAGGTTATTGAGCGCGAGGAGCTGA